The DNA region AGCCAGTTTGTCTTAAAAGGGTTCAAGAAATATTAGCTGAACTCGGCTTTTTTTGAATGATCTGTCGAAGGGCAATTTGAATCCGTACGCGAACTTCCTCTGGCACTTCAAAGGTGGCCGTACTGCAAGCATTGAGTGCTTGTTTAAGCCCGATGCATTCAGTGGCGCAGGTGGGGCAAGATGCGACATGTGCTTCCATACTTGAGCAAATGTCTGGGGATAAGTCGCCTTCAAGGTGTTCAGAGAAAACCTGGCGAATGTTGGGACAGCCAGGACCAGGCTCGTAAGCGGCCATGGTGAGTTGCTCGCGTAACTGGCTTCGAGCTCGGTGCAGCCTACTTTTCACGGCCGGTACGGTCAGCCCAACGATTTCCGCAACTTCTTTCGCGCTTAAACCTTCGATATCTCGCAGTACGAGAATCTCACGGTAGGCCGGTTCAATCTTACCGATACCATTTCTGATTTGTCGCCAGAGTTCGGCAGACTCCGCCTGTTTGTCCGGGCCATGTAATTGTGACTGGATATTTTCCTGATCTTTGCTAGCCAGGGAATCTAAAGATTCCTCATGTTTTGGCGCGAACTTACTTTTTCGGCGTTTTTTTATACAGAAGCTGCGAGTGATGCTGTAGAGCCATGTCGATAGTGACGACGCGCCCCGAAAATCCCGAAAAGAGCGGGCCAAGCTTAGCATTGAGTCTTGAAGCACATCTTCAGCGTCTTCTTCATGGCGGCACA from Deltaproteobacteria bacterium includes:
- a CDS encoding sigma-70 family RNA polymerase sigma factor, giving the protein MTEIDNNKDTQNDTTELLEKARGGDSEALEALLRAVQPQLYRFSLKMCRHEEDAEDVLQDSMLSLARSFRDFRGASSLSTWLYSITRSFCIKKRRKSKFAPKHEESLDSLASKDQENIQSQLHGPDKQAESAELWRQIRNGIGKIEPAYREILVLRDIEGLSAKEVAEIVGLTVPAVKSRLHRARSQLREQLTMAAYEPGPGCPNIRQVFSEHLEGDLSPDICSSMEAHVASCPTCATECIGLKQALNACSTATFEVPEEVRVRIQIALRQIIQKKPSSANIS